The following DNA comes from Buteo buteo chromosome 7, bButBut1.hap1.1, whole genome shotgun sequence.
TGTGGGTTGAGTACATTAaaaaagcacaagcagaaaACACATGGTAGGTCATAAAAGGCTAATTCCAAAGTTactccttcttcttctctggGAGTCACCAAAggattttgaattatttttgtgtaatttGACCTCCTAATATTTCACACAGCTAAAACATGATGGAAAAacagtctaattttttttctactggttatgtcaaaaaataattaaattattaagtTAAAGACTGGTCAACTAACTGTCCtcatttcagctgggatagagttaattgtatTCCTCGTAgttggtatagtgctatgttttttgagttaggtatgagaagaatgttgataacactgatgttttcagttgttgctaatagtgtttagtctaaagtcaaggatttttcagcttctgatgcccagccaacaagaaggctggaggggcacaagaagttgggaggggacacagccagggcagctgacccaaagtggccaaaggggtattccataccgtgtgaagtcacatctagtatatagactggggggagtgggggtggtgGAAGGAtcaccgcttggggactaactgggtgttgactggtgggtgctgagcaattgcattgtgcatcacttgcatattccaacccttttattatgactattgtcattttattagtattatcgttattagtttcttcttttctgttctattaaactgttcttatctcaacccacaagttttactttttttccctgattttctcccccatcccactgggtgggggggaagtgagtgagcagctgcatggtgcttagttgctggttggggttaaaccacgacactaaCACATGATTTTATTAGAGAAAAATTGCTCCAAAAGGAGATGATAAAATGGATTACTGGCAGCCAGCACTACTGACGTATGCTGTTGATTCTTCTGTATACTGTGGGACCTGTACATTTAAGGGAATGTTTCTCTAAGGGGATTTCTAACAATTTAAGAAACTTTAACAGGGAAGGAAACATCATTTTATTACTCAAAGGAATTCACATTACAAATACAGGAATACCAAAAAACACCAGCAACACACCAGTTTGAGACTGAAAAAACGGGGCTTTTGGGGATAAAATAATAAGTCTGCTGCAGTTAAGCACAGAGGAGACCCTTTACCAGGAAGCTACACAATTTCCATCTACACGGGAAAATACAAGTTCCTAttaaaaaatctgcagcaaCATTTCATCTTCTTCCGAAGTGTCAGGGGTTTTCCAcactctgctttctgccaccAAACTATGGATTTCAGCAGAGACAGCAGAATATAACAGTCTTCAAAGAAAGAGTAATACTATACAGATTCACAAAAATAACCTCTCCAAGAACTTGTAAGACATTTTTATCTATTGACTCATTAAGCCACATGCCAAGGCCACTGAACCTTTTCATCTTATCTTTCTTCCAGTATTGTTTGATCCCTGCTCCAACTCAGCACTCAATGTTCAATTTCCATTCCCAGATCAGAAAGCCAAGTTTCTCCTTTTTGTATCAGCATTtgccattttaattttccttctggttACACTAAACATGCCCCGCACCCTGTCTACTTAAGCTTAATGTGTGCTGCTGTCCTCACTTCTGGATTTAACTAACcagaattgtttttcatttccagctcCCTAAGGTCCAAAACTTCCTGTTGTCATTCAAACATGTGAGTAATCTCTGCAAATTGGGTGTGTGAGGAAATAGCCTATTTCAAGTCCACACAActatacatttattttagaatgTGACTACACTGGTATAACACCAGACACATGTTTTTTATGAAGCTTTCCTCCTACAGCCTGATCCAAGAATGATTTTTGGGCCAGAGATACATCTGAACTAGAgtgttaaaaaatattcagcatgGCAAGGGAAAGATCAGGACCCTACTCCTCCTACTTTCCACATTCTCTATAACCTCTCTAAATATactttacaaaatgtttttttttctctacacaACTAGAAAATGATTTTGTTGGAATTCAGAGCACCTACACAATGCTCTACAATCAAATACAGTAATACAAGATGTTCCTTTGGAGCAAAGGAAACTCTACTGTACTAGCTGAATAGGAGATGAGGATCTGAAAACCTATCTGGTCTCTCATAGGCAATACTGAAGAGCACTATTCACCAGTCAAGAGGAACTCTACACGTAAAATCAATTAACACTTACCCTAAGTTGCCATTCCACCAAGTCTGTTCCAGTGATCATCTCTGTAACTGGATGCTCTACTTGCAGTCTGGTATTCATCTCCATGAAGTAAAAATTATGTTTGGAGTCCATAATAAATTCCACTGTTCCTGAAGTATTTAGTAAAAGGGCACTTCACCAAAACAAGACTTTTTCAGAATGGACACCTAAGACACTTAATTCATTTACGCCAGGACAAGACTATTATTTCTAAATCAGATACACTGAATTTCATTAAATTCTACACAAATTATCTTAAAGGGTCACACAATTGTGGTCTGTAAACAGAAGGGTTGTTTTCTTGCACATTTACATATCTTGCGCTGTTTAGCAGCCATTCTCCTCTACAGCAAGAGCTGCATTTCCTTAGAGCTGTAAAAAGTGCATCAGGACTCCTTAAAGCATTGTGTATGTACAGGgtgtgtaattattttttacaaataagTATCCAAAGAAAGCAGTGAGAAAAGAAAGTCACAAATAATTTTAGCAGGTTATTTTTCACCTGGGAAATAGTGTGGACTTTACAGACAGTGAgttgtgcttttcttttaaaggcttTACTGTTTGAATATAAAGTATTCTTTGTatgctgaaagagaaattatttttcccttgctctGCTCAAACTTTCATTCATAATACTCAGTTTCCAAAAACAATCTAGTTGATTATCTGctctgaaattttttctttctattattcAGCTCCCACTGGTCTTGAGCTCAGACCAGGTATGCCAATTTGAATTTGTAATTACACCAGAATTAAACATGCGATTACTTGCTTAAACCTCAAAAAAACTGGGGTTTATGTGTCATACTCTAAAACAATCAGATGCCATTTGCCTTGTGGCTTAAACTCTTACTAAGTTAAAAGCATAGCTCTGGAGCAGTCATACCTCCACAGACTTACCTGCTCCCACATAATTCACTGCTTTAGCTGCTTTGACAGCAGCTTCTCCAAGTCTCCTTCGAACTTCTGGATTAATTCCTGgctgtaaataataataacacaaaagattataaattattttgaactttGGTGATATTATACCCACTATGCATGAATATCTTGCGGTATTTAGCAACTGTAGTGAAATCCTTACCAATATTATACCTGAAATCTACGTAATTTTTCCCTGAGAAtcattttcctaaagaaagtaattttttcaattagaacattttctgcagcaaaattaaaacaggtACTAAGAATTACAAATAAATTACTGCCCACTAAATAAATTCAATGGGGGTTagcaattactttaaaaatatgtcagttcataaaaacatttataagaACTTTCTGCTTACCCCTGGTGCCTCTTCAATGATCTTCTGATGTCTTCTTTGCACACTGCAGTCTCTTTCAAACAAATACACTGCATTGCCATGCTGGTCACCAAATACTTGGACTTCAACATGCCTGTTCCATAACAATAAATGTTTTCACATATTTCAGTAAAGCCCCAATCCTGCAACTTGACTTCACCCAAACAGACTTTGAACTTGTACATAGTCCTGTACACTTCAGTAAGACTTCTTACAGGTTTAAGTGTCTGCCCTCAAATAGCCAAAAATGTAGAAATGAGGCTGCTATTATGCAGGATTTCAACTGTTTTAGACTTCCTCAATCTCCTAAATGAAACAGGATTCTAAATGCCAGCTACTGCAGTGAAACCTCATAGGTCATATGTATCTAAATGTATCTACATCTACAATGACCTGTATCTAAAAGATGCTACCTCTTTATtagttattttattataataaaaataaaaccactttgCTATTATTTGATAATGATGATTTTCCTCATAATTTACTGTGCAGCAATTCACAAgaggcagcagccctggctcaGGAATAACATTGTTTATTTCAACACACCATTTCAAAGGACAAGTACGAGGTGGCAGACATTCTATGTATAAAACTAACAAAAATCTGTCACCATTCTGATAATTCTCTGATGCTGGCAAAAGAAATTCCTCAGGaatttaatgagatttttctcaCGCCCATCTAACAGCATAAGCAGGCCCTTGGTTTCTTTagaataaatgctttctttacAGTGATGCttcaagaaaaacagatgtaaaGAACAAGAGTATCAAATAGACCTCTGTGAGAAgttctttataaaaaatatattagctCAGTTTCACAGGTCAGGCATGAGCTAAAGACTAtcacttctgttttaaatatcaaaatagAGAAAGATTAAATAACTAGTTTAGGACACCTGAGGGCAGCAGAAACACCATGACAGCTTGACTCATGTCTGTAGTTTAAGTATTATaaagtgatttaattttttctagaTGTAAATCAAGTTTAGAAAGCTCACTCAAAGAGGAATATCAATGTCATTAAATGTCACTGCCATGTCTCCCTAACAGAGGTATTTTAATTCTTATAATTCAAAACAAAGTCACTGCAAGAAATTCAAtacattataaataatttttactaaaTTAAAACCTGCCATAGtacaaataaaacatacaaGACCAATTTTCATCCTACTACTAAAACAGTTATGTTTATTTAACAGTAGAATAAACATTAAAGTGTTTATATTAAAACATCTATTTCTCACCTTGGATTATCTACGAATTTCTCAATCAGCACTGCATCATCATTGAAAGACTTCTTTGCTTCTCTCCTAGCTGATTCTAGTTGGTCCAGAAACTCCTTTTCTGAGTGAGCAATTCTCATGCcctaaaatacaggaaaaaaagcgtATCTAAATGTCTAAATACATGGTACACAAAAATCCTTGTTGCACACAAACAGCAAGAAATGAGCTTAACGATaacacttttcccttctttcttgaACTTTAGCAAAATTGTGTATCAACTTCCAGGAATATAATCCTACTAAGTCCCACTGAAAGTGCCATAAGAAGCGTAAAAAACAGATATTATCATTCCACTGATATGGATCAGTAGAGAATTGAATTTTACtcttaaatatcacagaaatTTTCCAAGGATGGCAGAGAAAAACTGATTTCATTACAAAACAAATATAGctattttggaaataattaGAATTCTCAATCATGACATTTTtatagaaatttatttcagagtaAAATCAGATTTAGAGAGGCAATTCACCATACATTAAAAACTGTCTAGACACCAAATACTTAAATGGTATTTCTAATCACTTCTTATGCAACATTTAAAACTGCTAGCAAAAAAAGTCACACAAGCCATCACAAAGTAACAATTCAAAGTCACCTAATTTCACACAAACAAATCCACAGGACAACATTTCTGCTTATATGAATAACTGGACATCCACTGACGTAAACAAAACTCTTCCAATATATACCAGCTACTTATCTTGTGCCTGACTGCACAACGAAAGGAAATGAGATTTCACAGTGCTAGATTGGACATTAATAGTAAATTCTAGCAAAAAGtagttttccagttttgttttcagatttcttttagAATAGTCAGTTACAGATACCGAGACATGAGAACTTTATACCATGTGATGAACACATTAGttcctttacctttcctccacctccacGAACAGCTTTAATCATTACTGGATATCCTATTCTCTTGGCATGTTCCTTTAGACACTCATCTGATTGATCTTCTCCATGATAACCTTCAACAACAGGAACGCCAGCAGCCGACATTATAGCTTTGGAAGTACTTTGACAGAACAGTTTTATGTTTAGAATTGTAATAATAGTTTTTCTTACTTTAAGCTCCAAATGTGTATATGTTCCCAATGTTAACTCTCTTCACAAAAGTAGTTCCACTGACCTGAAAAGGACTACTTACTTAAGTGGGTTACATACGATTGGATTGTAATTATTCAAATGCTTcaaatagggattttttttctccaagccCTTCACATAAAAGCAGTAGTCAGTTTCAGGCTTACTGTTCTTTCCTATCTTTTGACCCACATTACAGAGATCAAAACCTAACATCTTCAAATTACAACACTGTATCCTGCCAAAACTAGAGGCTGGATTCGCACCACACATAAAACACCCAAGCGTAACAACTGTTAACTTCAAACATGCATGCAAAACTAGTTAAATTACAGAGGTAATTTACTCTCACATTAGGAAgtgataaaaaattaattttctgaaattaatctTACACAGTTCATGTGTTAGTAATAACCTTATTTCCATATTCTTGATTTACACTTCATACCctggaaacatttctttgatCTAAGTAACTAAGAACAAGATCCTCTGTGATGAGCAAAACTTAACACCCCATTCTACCCGAGCCACAATAATCCCTGATGATATGgtgtttcttttccactgtTCTTTTGACCAATATACAAGACATCCAATCTGACTGCTGAACCCTTACCTATACAACGCTGCAATGGCCCAATTCTGGAAAACTAGAACCAGTTAGGTATTTAATTACCAAAACCCTAATAACTGAACAATCTTGATTGTTTCTACGTCTATAGGAATCCCACATCTATAAACCTGGAGCTTATTCCTTTGAAGAAAGCCATAAAAATATAAGACAATGAAAActgacagaataaaataattatggAGCAACTGGTCATTTGTTAACAAAATTAGCTTTGCCAAACTGTAAACTGCATAACCAAGGAACAAATCAGAAATAGATACCTCTTAATACCCATATCTCTGATAGCAGATGAAGGCGGACCTATGAAGATGATTCCCTCTTGCTTGCACAATTCTGCAAACTCTGTGTTTTCTGAGAGGAAACCATAACCTGGATGAATAGCCTAAAACAGAATAATGTTACCAGCCTATTTTTATATCAGTTTAGCTTAGAAAACCCTGAACTTCAGTAGAGTGCTAAGGAAACACAAGATGGAAACACCATGGGTAAAAATAAAGAACTAAAGAACATGGAAGTAACAGAAGATTTAAGGTCATGATCTACTTACCTGTGCTGCTGAGACCTTGGCCacctgcattattttttccatggcCAAGTAACTCTGCTGTGAGGGTGCTGGACCAATGCAATATGCTTCATCTGCctgttacagaaaaattacatataaCAGATACTATTTATTAgataataaaaagcaattttaactGAATTTCTGAGCTAATTGTATTGTTTATCAGACTGCTAAGCATGCAACAGTTTAAATCACTGCCTCTCTTCATGGAGAGATTCAAGTGGCTGAAACAAATTCTGACTTTCTTCCCAAAATCAGAGTCCATTCTCTAACTCCCAGTGGCTACTCTGGAGTTAGAGCACCAAACTTTAAGGCACTCCCTGCAAAGTTGTCAGATGCTGAGACAGACTAGGCAAACTTTTCATTGATTCAAGGAAAACTTGGAAGTAACTCTACAGAGGTGAAAATCAACTGCACTAGCACACAGATCTACTTTCACATTGAACTAATTAATGAGAAATACTGTTGTGAATGAACATTAATCACAAACTCAATGAATATACTTCACCATTGCTACATGCATGGAATTTCTGTCTGCTTCACTATAAACTGCTACAGACTTCACacccattttctttgctgttcgCATCACTCTGCATGCAATTTCTCCTCGGTTTGCAATAAGAATCTTCCCTATGTTGTGACCGCCTGTTTAAAAGCATGAAGCACAGTAAGCAACTTCTAAAAGAAATACATGCTCAAAAACTTTCCTGgaaataaagcaattttaaattcagatttctttttcatcatttataGTGTTTATGCATTTCTTCcaataatgaaaaaacacaTGATTCATCCAAAAGCATTTCCATGCCAGTCTTGGAATTTTTTCCTTAGAGTCCCTATGCAGAAGTATGTTTaatttgggtcttttttttctttttagaatcCAAGAAATATATTCTAACCCTAAAACAACACTTGAACGTAAAAGTTGATGCTTATATTTTTACTGTGTACTTTCTGGACCAGCTAGTAAACAATTAACACCTGTGCCACCCCCCCAGAAATGATTCACATTTGTTTGAAGAGCACTATTCCCCAGTGATACACAGTCTCAAAGAAATAACAAGGTATGaagttttttgttggtttttttttttttaacagtgacaTACAAGCTTCTATTATGCCTCATGACAGCAGTTAAAACATGATAGAAATACAAGGCCAGCACAGCCAGAGACCTCACAGGCAGAACTAAATAGCTTAAAACtaactaataaaatgaaaatatatctCTGAATTCTAAAACATAACTTTTTAGACAACATGACAATAGGGTCAGTTTAAATCATCTTGCTAAATACTTTTCACTTTCcttcatacattttttaaataccattatGCCTAAAAACAATTCTCACAGACTTTCCAACATTTGTATCAGAAAAGGACTCAGAGGAAAACgtcacaaaaataaacagttttcatTGAGTATACCTAAATATGACagataaaattattcaaaatgttGTTTACACATTAAAGATGATTTCTGTTAGGTCAGCTACAAactactgttttcaaaaactaCACAAATATgcaatatttatgaaaaaaaccctccagttTTTGAGCAACTAATGGTCTAAAACTAATTGTAAAACCATCCCCGTTACACAAGCAATTAAACCTAGTAGctaaagaagttaaatttcaTACCTATCGTTGAGGCCCATTTCACAAATCTTTGTACTTGATTCCATCGCCTGTACAATTATAAACACACAGAAGTGTTACAAAAGCATATGCAAAAGTGGCAACTGAACTACTTTTATCTTCAGGTGAGAGAAGGACAGCACTAGAACAGGTCTGAAGCTTTTGATACAGCTATTTACACAGAACACATTCAAGTACAACAAGGAAGGTTGTACAAACTTCACCAGATCTCTCCTtaagtgttttcatttaaacacaacagaaatcatCCCCTTGCTTTTTTAGCAGCATTCAAATCAAAACAGTCaacatatttgtttaaaaaaaccccaaacaactctTTTAGTGGACAGAACAGACAACATCTGGCATTTATTACAACTTGAAGTATTTGGGAAAGAAGACTTAAACAaccataaaacagaaaagtttaaaaaggaaatgggagTTGTTTGTATAAAGAAAAggtgcaagagagaaaaatgtgaaagataGCAAGAAAGAAGCCCTATGAagaatttcagaaatgaaaagttaaacCTCAGATGACTAGTGCTGAAGAAATCAGACAGCAAAGGCTAAGTGGCTGTAAGAAACTGTAAAAGTAAACTCTTAGAAGTGTTTTAATTGACATATAAATCAACTTTGGAATCTTGGATCAAGTCCAGCAATTCATAAGCGATATCAGACAAAGAGACATGAGACATCCTTGACACCAGACAACCCAATGCTCGGTTtcaataactactgaggaaaCTAGTGCATCTCCTAAACTTCTAATAAGCAGCTGTCACGGTCACTAACTACTTCTGCTCAGGATTACAAGGCAGCGGGGGGGTGGCTACTGCGCGCAGTCAGCGACCGTTACCAAACCCCGAGCACCCGGGATATATGAACACATGCAGATAACAAGTTGACGTTCGTGGAACCTGTCCCAACCGCTAAAACTATGCTTGAAACTCCGGGTGAgtctttttgctctttctttccacagaGGAGCTCGGGGTACCcgcacccccccacacacacaggCGCCATCCTCGGCGGCCCAGCTCCCTCGCTCCTCCCGAGGCGCAGAGCCCCTTCCCCCGTCCTCCCTCGGGCAGCCCGGCTCCAGGCTCGGCTTTAGGAAGCCTtccccctcacacacaccccGCGCCAGGCCCGACAGCCGCCGCCGGCTCCCTCCCGGGCGCGAccccccgcctccgccgcccccgtcggcccccgcagcccgccgcCCCAGCGGCgagaggggaaagagggaagcGAGGGGGCGAGCCGGCCACCCCCGGGGGAAAGCGAGGGGACCGCAgaggcagcgcccgccgcccccgaaGGGCCGCGGGTCCCGGCGCGCCGTCTGCcacctccccccgccccgcactCACTGACGCCGCAGCGCCCAGAGGCAGCAGCGGCCCCGCTGGGCCGCCAGCACCAGCGCCATGTTGGGgagcgcggggggcggcgggacggAGGGTGTGCGCGCCAGGCCGGCCGCCAGTGGCTGCCGCGGCAGGGGCGTGCTGAGGCGGGCCGCGGCGAGGAGGAGCCGCCGGGCGGGGAGGGAAAGCGCTCGGGGTGGAAGGGGGACacgggggaggaggaggaaggggaggtcGTGTGCTCCCTCCCGAGCGGTGTGGGAGAGGGGGTGAAATGGCTGACTGGTGGGGGCAGAGGCGGGAGAAGGCGGCAGGGGTCGGATGACACCGAGAAACCGGTCAATAAAGCAGCAGATCAAATAAAATTCGTGTAAACGTGAAGGGATGCACGCTGCCGGAGGACTCCTGTCTACGTTTGTGGAAGCGTGGGCTCCGAGCTGACCACTTTCCTTCGGGAATGACAGCCGGGGTTGTAACAGAGCGGAGAGACGAAACGTGAGGGTGGTTGGGAACGGCACGGGGATCCTCGGATATCGCAACGTCCCTGTGCCCAGGCCCAGCTCCCCAGCTCAAAACTGAATCGTGTACATGGAAGAGGTTCAGGTTGTTGTGGGACCAGCACATTCCACCCTCTCGTGAGCAGAAAGCAGGCACGATGGGTCCCGCTCCCTCAGACTTCGCAGGTTTGCAGGTCAGCCCTGTGCGGGGCCTTGCGAAACCTCCCTGC
Coding sequences within:
- the MCCC1 gene encoding methylcrotonoyl-CoA carboxylase subunit alpha, mitochondrial isoform X2, which translates into the protein MALVLAAQRGRCCLWALRRQRWNQVQRFVKWASTIGGHNIGKILIANRGEIACRVMRTAKKMGVKSVAVYSEADRNSMHVAMADEAYCIGPAPSQQSYLAMEKIMQVAKVSAAQAIHPGYGFLSENTEFAELCKQEGIIFIGPPSSAIRDMGIKSTSKAIMSAAGVPVVEGYHGEDQSDECLKEHAKRIGYPVMIKAVRGGGGKGMRIAHSEKEFLDQLESARREAKKSFNDDAVLIEKFVDNPRHVEVQVFGDQHGNAVYLFERDCSVQRRHQKIIEEAPGPGINPEVRRRLGEAAVKAAKAVNYVGAGTVEFIMDSKHNFYFMEMNTRLQVEHPVTEMITGTDLVEWQLRVAAGEKIPLMQEDIVLQGHAFEARIYAEDPNNNFMPGAGPLLHLTTPPPDSFTRIETGVRQGDEVSVHYDPMIAKLVVWAEDRQAALRKLRYSLHQYNIVGLSTNIDFLLSLSGHPQFEAGNVHTNFIPQHHDELFPTKKATPHEVMCQAALGLILKEKMLTDAFRDQSDDKFSPFASSTGRRINICYTRKLSLLDGENIVDVAVSYNQEGSYKMQDFCFFCA